Genomic window (Vigna radiata var. radiata cultivar VC1973A chromosome 1, Vradiata_ver6, whole genome shotgun sequence):
GGAGGTCAAGCAGTGTTTCTTTGCATAACTCGTATAAGAAATCAACTTTGCTTTTGAGGTCTTTGTATTCCACTCTTAGACTTTTACCTGCCTATAAAGTATTCAGAGAGCTTAATTCATCTGGACAAATAAGGGATTTTACCCTAGCTCACCGTGTGTCTTCTTTTGTTGAGCCCTTCACCCGGAAAGAAGAGGCTGAAATGATGAAATTCGGGTTCACCCCTGTGGATACTTCTTCTGGTAGGCTGTGTCTTAGTGTGATGTATTGCCCCGTGGTCTCAGGTGTGAGCTCAGAACCTTCGACTCCAATGTCCCCACAAGTTATAACAGACTATGTTGAGAGTCCATTGGCTGATCCGTGGAGAAGGTTTCCTTCTCTTCCTGTTGCAGGCTTGCCATCTCATGGCTCTCCATCATCGTTGCCATCCTCAAGGCAGCGCAGTTTGAGTTTCGATCATTATAGAGCCTCACCTCCATCTTATTTACCTTCCCCTACTTATTCAGAATCACTCTCTTCAGTGTATAATGCAAGTTTGCGGCGTTTTCCCCCGGCAAGTTTGCCTCCTCATCCAACTGAGATGTCTTTGATTCAAAAGAAGAATACAAATTTTGATGATTATTATCATTCTCGATCACCTTCAACCGATAATTCAGGACCATTACCATGCAAACCACTTTTACGATCTGGAAGTGCTCCTGTCAGTATACCTGCTGAAGTTGCTAATTTTCCTGGTTATTCCAATAGGCATAATGTGCCTCCGTCTCCTCCCCTAAGATGTTCAAGGGGCACTGCTAAGATTGGTAGATGTACAAATGCTATGCAAACTGGTGCAACAGCTGAGAAGGTATGCTGTGTGCTAACCACGATGGACTTTTTCCATtgttcaaaatatatttgatttgttaAGGGTGTCTTCTGCTTTTTGCAGCTGTTTTCTCTTGGAAAAGATGAGTCTCGAAAATATTCTGGAGTCAAGATATCGTCTAACAGCTCGCCCTCCAGTAGGTCTTATCAGGATGATTTTGATGATACTGATTTTACTTGTCcgtttgatgtggatgatgatgatattaCGGATCCAGGAAGCAGGTACTGCATATTGcatttattcttgcttatatgTTGATCTATTGCATAAGAAAAGAATATAAGCTAGATATGGTCATAAATAGTGACTAAATATGCTCTTCTTGGAGAGAGAACAACAATTGTTATGAAATATGACTAGTGGATTCTACGATATTGTAAATTAAAACGTGTCTTTCTCTTCGACCATATTTTGTTATTCACAATAGGATGCAATCTGATTCGTTACGGGGTTAAAAGCAGGTAGTTCAGGTTGAACAAGTTAGAGGAGCAGGAGCACTTCCATCCCACTGGAATTTCATGTTTGTGGTCTGGGAAAGTCTAGGTTAATAGACTAGTGGGGTTCTTGGTGGTCTGGTTTAGAAATTATGTCCAACAATCTCTCTaggaatgaaacaaaaatttactAACAGGTTAAAAAATAGAAGCAAAATAAGAAATAAGCtcaattgttttaatttcattatttcaatCTTCAGCTCAGGTTTTACCAAGCAGTATAAGAGTTTAtgacttttccttcttttccgCTTTAGAGATTAGCATCTTCACATTAGTTGGTAAATACACCAACTTTTGATGTTCATAAGT
Coding sequences:
- the LOC106774683 gene encoding autophagy-related protein 13b isoform X2 → MASSHGNAHSDAAKMEQIITEFFAKSLHIILESRAPYVSSRNFYGDQAALSPCSSSSSSSSVRPRDKWFNLALRECPAALENIDIWRQNNIECIVIDVILVQRPLDWDPVTASLSPRRVLPRSSSLKERCPFGWNTDQEELGVVGRSEKIVERWVVQYESRKTRDSSSCSRRSSSVSLHNSYKKSTLLLRSLYSTLRLLPAYKVFRELNSSGQIRDFTLAHRVSSFVEPFTRKEEAEMMKFGFTPVDTSSGRLCLSVMYCPVVSGVSSEPSTPMSPQVITDYVESPLADPWRRFPSLPVAGLPSHGSPSSLPSSRQRSLSFDHYRASPPSYLPSPTYSESLSSVYNASLRRFPPASLPPHPTEMSLIQKKNTNFDDYYHSRSPSTDNSGPLPCKPLLRSGSAPVSIPAEVANFPGYSNRHNVPPSPPLRCSRGTAKIGRCTNAMQTGATAEKLFSLGKDESRKYSGVKISSNSSPSSRSYQDDFDDTDFTCPFDVDDDDITDPGSRGRETTFKMEASCTGLEAVVWRIILMSSLEIGSTILILEPILIHHLLQSGS
- the LOC106774683 gene encoding autophagy-related protein 13b isoform X1, producing the protein MASSHGNAHSDAAKMEQIITEFFAKSLHIILESRAPYVSSRNFYGDQAALSPCSSSSSSSSVRPRDKWFNLALRECPAALENIDIWRQNNIECIVIDVILVQRPLDWDPVTASLSPRRVLPRSSSLKERCPFGWNTDQEELGVVGRSEKIVERWVVQYESRKTRDSSSCSRRSSSVSLHNSYKKSTLLLRSLYSTLRLLPAYKVFRELNSSGQIRDFTLAHRVSSFVEPFTRKEEAEMMKFGFTPVDTSSGRLCLSVMYCPVVSGVSSEPSTPMSPQVITDYVESPLADPWRRFPSLPVAGLPSHGSPSSLPSSRQRSLSFDHYRASPPSYLPSPTYSESLSSVYNASLRRFPPASLPPHPTEMSLIQKKNTNFDDYYHSRSPSTDNSGPLPCKPLLRSGSAPVSIPAEVANFPGYSNRHNVPPSPPLRCSRGTAKIGRCTNAMQTGATAEKLFSLGKDESRKYSGVKISSNSSPSSRSYQDDFDDTDFTCPFDVDDDDITDPGSRAESLDHGLLAETFEGGGFFPIRKSHDAAVGALVQMLKKAPPLRQDFSTSQHLSQGVTNPETWNNNIGRPSEILEASKQVSMMSSGIIATRKTTADALEEFQGYKEMKNLLLMRDSKHQT